In Geotalea uraniireducens, the genomic window TAGACATAAAGCTGTTCGAGATTGCGGGAGATATCTCCCCCGACCTCGTGATTCAGGGTGCTCATCAATTCTGACACGATAGCAAGGGCCTTGCTGATGTAAACCCCCTTCCCCGCCATATCCTTCTTGTCCATCATATCCAGGGCAATCCTGGAAAACCTGATTGCACCGTCGTAGAGCATGACGAGGATTTTTTCGGGAGTGGCAGAGATCACTTGTGTGTTCTGATACTGGGTATACGCGTTGAGCATTGCCTCACCTCATTTAGCTGCTTGTTTTACTGGTGGAAC contains:
- the fliS gene encoding flagellar export chaperone FliS, which codes for MLNAYTQYQNTQVISATPEKILVMLYDGAIRFSRIALDMMDKKDMAGKGVYISKALAIVSELMSTLNHEVGGDISRNLEQLYVYLIGEFTEANVSNSTQSLENAINILSILRSAWTEAIEVARKEREVGHQAESFVRAAG